One Bradyrhizobium sp. CCGB12 genomic window carries:
- a CDS encoding transglutaminase-like cysteine peptidase yields the protein METAARSRAWRAILVMCGLILFGSAAELRAGTLLSPGAGVLVRKSAEPFGVFAFAISAGSLRQKWLALKDRLDDDMVQLALCDGDRDNCASPAALKLLAIVDQARGRDGRARLGETNRAINLAIRAADDGTDDVWSAPLAAFQRGAGDCEDYAVAKLAALRLAGVAAEDLRIVVVRDVRAGRAHAVAAARLDGHWLMLDNRRMAMVEDDAARIYQPLFVLYQSAVMKYVDEPVRASMATAEAR from the coding sequence ATGGAGACCGCTGCTCGCTCGCGCGCCTGGCGCGCAATCCTTGTCATGTGCGGATTGATCCTGTTCGGATCGGCCGCCGAGCTTCGCGCCGGCACGCTGCTGTCGCCGGGCGCCGGCGTCCTCGTGCGCAAATCCGCCGAACCGTTCGGCGTGTTCGCCTTCGCCATCTCCGCCGGCAGCCTGCGGCAGAAATGGCTCGCGTTGAAGGACAGGCTCGACGACGACATGGTGCAGCTCGCGCTGTGCGACGGCGACCGGGACAATTGCGCATCGCCTGCGGCCCTGAAGCTGCTCGCCATCGTCGACCAGGCCCGCGGTCGCGACGGCCGTGCGCGGCTCGGCGAAACCAACCGCGCCATCAACCTCGCCATCCGGGCCGCCGATGACGGCACCGACGACGTCTGGAGCGCGCCGCTCGCGGCCTTCCAGCGCGGCGCCGGCGATTGCGAAGACTATGCCGTCGCCAAGCTCGCCGCACTGCGGCTCGCCGGTGTTGCCGCTGAAGACCTCCGCATCGTCGTGGTGCGCGACGTCAGAGCCGGCAGAGCGCATGCGGTGGCCGCTGCACGGCTCGACGGCCACTGGCTCATGCTCGACAATCGCCGCATGGCGATGGTCGAGGACGACGCTGCACGAATCTACCAACCGCTGTTCGTGCTCTACCAGTCGGCCGTGATGAAGTATGTCGACGAACCGGTGCGGGCCTCGATGGCGACCGCCGAGGCGCGTTGA
- a CDS encoding lysozyme inhibitor LprI family protein, which produces MRFIVLSVLALLALPAAPGFAQSDRSIADRLPLFTKNNCQQIRDPGNQLFCGDAELAAAAEQLNTAIEGRLARLPDRLPAIEENAIWSRQRNLSCGIVGQTAIRTDDFDRVKACLLKVTEERAAIVRDPDFDCLAANTAAGALICADPSLALAETELNGQVRGLIGKLDPTAARFAFAEYGRWTRERDRKCNLVGKENVPLQELEPAEDCLAEDLKRRTDEIRAAKGDPKKVFGRQVAARSPDTDAVDFCAARIHAANSCGNFLRINRVYALDSQVTDQEAQVTGEIEMAVLAPFTMCSKVASTCTGTCWDARTGRPQPGAGNKERSAEAFNVTRRLRIQRTFAFVKAADGWRCREDELAPVNSGTAGGGS; this is translated from the coding sequence ATGCGGTTCATCGTGCTGTCTGTGCTTGCGCTGCTGGCGTTGCCGGCGGCACCGGGCTTCGCGCAATCCGACCGCTCCATCGCCGACAGGCTGCCGCTGTTCACCAAGAACAATTGCCAGCAGATTCGCGACCCCGGCAACCAATTGTTTTGCGGTGATGCCGAGCTTGCCGCCGCCGCCGAGCAGCTGAACACGGCGATTGAGGGGCGACTCGCCCGCCTGCCCGATCGCCTGCCCGCGATCGAGGAGAACGCGATCTGGAGTCGCCAGCGCAACCTCAGCTGCGGCATCGTCGGCCAGACGGCGATCCGCACCGACGATTTCGACCGGGTGAAGGCCTGCCTGCTCAAGGTGACCGAGGAGCGCGCTGCGATCGTGCGCGATCCGGATTTCGATTGTCTGGCGGCCAACACCGCGGCGGGCGCGCTGATCTGCGCGGACCCGTCGCTGGCGCTTGCCGAAACCGAGCTCAATGGCCAGGTGCGCGGCCTGATCGGCAAGCTGGACCCGACCGCCGCACGCTTTGCCTTCGCCGAATATGGAAGGTGGACCCGAGAGCGGGATCGCAAATGCAATCTGGTCGGCAAGGAGAACGTGCCGCTCCAGGAACTGGAGCCCGCGGAAGACTGTCTCGCCGAGGATTTGAAGCGCAGGACCGATGAGATTCGCGCGGCCAAAGGCGATCCCAAGAAGGTGTTCGGCCGGCAGGTCGCAGCCCGCTCGCCCGACACCGACGCGGTCGACTTCTGCGCCGCGCGAATCCATGCGGCCAATTCCTGCGGCAACTTCCTCCGCATCAACCGCGTCTACGCGCTCGACAGCCAGGTGACCGACCAGGAGGCGCAGGTCACGGGCGAGATCGAGATGGCCGTGCTGGCGCCCTTCACCATGTGCAGCAAGGTCGCATCCACCTGTACCGGCACCTGCTGGGACGCCAGGACGGGTCGCCCGCAGCCGGGAGCCGGCAACAAGGAGCGTTCCGCGGAAGCCTTCAACGTCACGCGTCGCCTGCGGATCCAGCGGACTTTTGCGTTCGTGAAGGCCGCCGATGGCTGGCGCTGCCGCGAAGACGAACTGGCCCCGGTGAACTCGGGCACCGCGGGCGGGGGATCGTGA